A window of the Tursiops truncatus isolate mTurTru1 chromosome 14, mTurTru1.mat.Y, whole genome shotgun sequence genome harbors these coding sequences:
- the BCL2L11 gene encoding bcl-2-like protein 11 isoform X5, producing MFPAAAAGVARTGDAACGALSCPAERGSGRAASCRLSAAPGAPTASPGLCLPGRLRVDGQGAPGRRRARAGRRRAPARTRRSEGKGRTKKDQMAKQPSDVSSECDREGGQLQPAERPPQLRPGAPISLQTERQDRSPAPMSCDKSTQTPSPPCQAFNHYLSAMGIGMNAFFLVTCRLASKL from the exons ATGTTCCCGGCGGCTGCGGCCGGGGTAGCGCGTACCGGAGACGCGGCGTGCGGAGCCCTCAGCTGCCCGGCGGAGCGCGGCAGCGGACGGGCGGCGAGTTGCAGGCTCTCCGCTGCCCCGGGCGCTCCGACCGCGAGTCCCGGGCTTTGTCTCCCGGGCCGCCTTCGTGTTGACGGTCAGGGGGCTCCGGGTCGGCGAAGGGCGCGGGCTGGGCGCCGCCGGGCCCCGGCCCGGACGCGACGCTCGGAAGGGAAGGGGCGGAC aaaaaaagaccaaatggCAAAGCAACCTTCCGATGTAAGTTCTGAGTGTGACAGAGAAGGTGGACAATTGCAGCCTGCCGAAAGGCCTCCTCAGCTCAGGCCTGGGGCCCCCATCTCTCTACAGACAGAGCGGCAAG ACAGGAGCCCGGCACCCATGAGTTGTGACAAATCAACACAAACCCCAAGTCCTCCTTGCCAGGCCTTCAACCATTATCTCAGTGCAATGG
- the BCL2L11 gene encoding bcl-2-like protein 11 isoform X6, producing MFPAAAAGVARTGDAACGALSCPAERGSGRAASCRLSAAPGAPTASPGLCLPGRLRVDGQGAPGRRRARAGRRRAPARTRRSEGKGRTKKDQMAKQPSDVSSECDREGGQLQPAERPPQLRPGAPISLQTERQDRSPAPMSCDKSTQTPSPPCQAFNHYLSAMGAVVSEV from the exons ATGTTCCCGGCGGCTGCGGCCGGGGTAGCGCGTACCGGAGACGCGGCGTGCGGAGCCCTCAGCTGCCCGGCGGAGCGCGGCAGCGGACGGGCGGCGAGTTGCAGGCTCTCCGCTGCCCCGGGCGCTCCGACCGCGAGTCCCGGGCTTTGTCTCCCGGGCCGCCTTCGTGTTGACGGTCAGGGGGCTCCGGGTCGGCGAAGGGCGCGGGCTGGGCGCCGCCGGGCCCCGGCCCGGACGCGACGCTCGGAAGGGAAGGGGCGGAC aaaaaaagaccaaatggCAAAGCAACCTTCCGATGTAAGTTCTGAGTGTGACAGAGAAGGTGGACAATTGCAGCCTGCCGAAAGGCCTCCTCAGCTCAGGCCTGGGGCCCCCATCTCTCTACAGACAGAGCGGCAAG ACAGGAGCCCGGCACCCATGAGTTGTGACAAATCAACACAAACCCCAAGTCCTCCTTGCCAGGCCTTCAACCATTATCTCAGTGCAATGG
- the BCL2L11 gene encoding bcl-2-like protein 11 isoform X7, translating into MFPAAAAGVARTGDAACGALSCPAERGSGRAASCRLSAAPGAPTASPGLCLPGRLRVDGQGAPGRRRARAGRRRAPARTRRSEGKGRTKKDQMAKQPSDVSSECDREGGQLQPAERPPQLRPGAPISLQTERQDRSPAPMSCDKSTQTPSPPCQAFNHYLSAMGLSE; encoded by the exons ATGTTCCCGGCGGCTGCGGCCGGGGTAGCGCGTACCGGAGACGCGGCGTGCGGAGCCCTCAGCTGCCCGGCGGAGCGCGGCAGCGGACGGGCGGCGAGTTGCAGGCTCTCCGCTGCCCCGGGCGCTCCGACCGCGAGTCCCGGGCTTTGTCTCCCGGGCCGCCTTCGTGTTGACGGTCAGGGGGCTCCGGGTCGGCGAAGGGCGCGGGCTGGGCGCCGCCGGGCCCCGGCCCGGACGCGACGCTCGGAAGGGAAGGGGCGGAC aaaaaaagaccaaatggCAAAGCAACCTTCCGATGTAAGTTCTGAGTGTGACAGAGAAGGTGGACAATTGCAGCCTGCCGAAAGGCCTCCTCAGCTCAGGCCTGGGGCCCCCATCTCTCTACAGACAGAGCGGCAAG ACAGGAGCCCGGCACCCATGAGTTGTGACAAATCAACACAAACCCCAAGTCCTCCTTGCCAGGCCTTCAACCATTATCTCAGTGCAATGG